Below is a genomic region from Ostrea edulis chromosome 10, xbOstEdul1.1, whole genome shotgun sequence.
TTAATATTCAAAATCTTGAAAACTCTTTAAGATATTCATTATCGTCCAATTTGaaagcttttttaaaataattgagtGTTAGTAGATAAACAAAATCCAATCATCCTGTGTATAACATTTATTCTTTTACGAAATCAATGATAGATTTGTTGGATTATAAATTTGCACTGTAACTATAAATAGCACCCAGATCCCCACGTGGTTTCTACACGAATAACTAATATATGTCCTTTATACATAGCATTCAACATTTTCCACTGGTGTGCCCAATTTGTATCccattctttatgggatttgtcagattgatcactgttcggtatcttcacatTTCTTTTGCTTTTGCAGATTCCAAAGTTTGGTACAAAAGATTCCCCATCATACACAAGTTGCAGCTAACCCAGGACAATAATGCTGTTATACAATCTGATCTGTATATGTTAtacataaattaaaaataaatatatatattatgggTAAAAGTCTGTAGTTATGTTATTGCTATCTGCATAGTGGCAATTTATACAGATGTGTGAGGAGACGGTTATCACTGGACGAAACATGCCCCTGACTTGTTTTCACATTCATATAGAAGACAATCGCTTTCCTTATTAGGAAGGAAACGTATTTTCCTGAACGTGTTATCGAAAGGTGTGTGACTAAAGCAATGTCACACAATGAGAATGATTAAAAAAGAACTAACACGCTTGGTATAGACGTACTGGTCTGATATATTTACCTGAtaagctcacggcgggtgtgaccggtcgacaggggatccttactcctcctagacacctgatcccacctctggtgtgctcaggggtccgtatttgcccaactccctgttttgtattgcttattggaggtatgagattgatcactgttcgttacattcacctttcatatatgtaGGTTTCAAATGCGTCCGATTTCAAGCAACCCGAAATTATGATTTTACTGAATCATACCAGTGTCTGACTTCGAAGTTACATAATATTATATGGCAGTGACTAGTGATTGTTCTAGGTCATCCTTATTAATTACTGTAGTGCATGTATGAACATTATTTATTAAAGGCTTTAATAACACGTgttcgtgtttatttatacCTGTAATCTATTGGGTAATCTAATTGTCACCCTATCAGGTGACATCTAAATATTCATTACAAGGATTTTAACTGACCACCGTCAGTGAGTAGAATTTTGAAACTATTCGAAGGCTCTTTTTAGTGCAGATAACTTAtgccccacccacccacccttgCCTTACTCgagtactttgatttatcactaaaaaatgttttattttgtagataGGAAGAGAATACTGTGTGAAGAATTGTTTATGTATATCAGTGTTTTTTTAATTAAGTAAACTGGACGTTCAGAGCGCTTCATATCCTAAACTACGtgattgtgtttattttataaattatttatgttaGTTTGAGTAGAACGAATAAGAACataaatttctttaatatcaCCCTACAATTTTAAATTCTTGAAACAGGAGTATCAAAATCGGAACAAGACAGTCGGCGATCTTGCCATTCCCCAGTGTTAAAATTGTTCTGTAGAAATTGAATTGGACAATAATAACGGTATTTTGCTAATTAGACTGTAATAAAAAGGTGTTTGCGCATATCATGCGAGacgtttcattcatatttttcgATGCTAACTTGATTGAAAGGTAACGGAGCAGCACAGAACATGTAGTTCGGCtttatgttgttttatttaGCTGGAATAAGGCAATGAttataagcaaaacaaatacTTGTAAGACAAAACAGTACAATGTTACACTTTAGATTTCATAAACCGTGGACAATAAGTTACCATTAATACAGCGTGcatttatgatatcaaaattatgtggtgtaaaaaaaaaattgatcttACAACGTACAAATtctaaaaatatacacatgtactcaAGACAACTTTAACTGCACAAGTACAATAACATATAAATGTTGCAATCACAAATACTATGACACATTCACAAGAATATTATAAGTAAATATGATTCTTATGTAACACAACATGCAGCTGATACAACCTGGATGCAAAAATGAGCAATGCTCTGTTTTACACAGTTTGAACGGTAACTCAATACTTAAAGGTGAATCACGACTATTGGACAATACTTAACGACGAATGaaatttagtatcaaaacaATATCCACTTGTATATGCGCTTAGGATAATCAGCTAAATCCTATGCACAGTAGAAGCCCTACTCAATCCAACAAAAGAATATTTATTAAACTTAGAAAagtatgaccccccccccaataataATTAATACACAAGAAATAAACAAGAATAGATTTGCACTACCACAGAAATACATAAACAagaacaggggatgcttactccttctacacacctgatcccaactctagcgtgtccaggggtccgtgtttgcccaactatctattttgtattgcttataggagttatgagattgatcactgttcgttatcttcaccttgcatttgcaCCAACACAGAAATACATAAACAAGAATAGATTTGCActaacaaaaatatacatgttttaaGGTTTGTTTCGTGATCTACAGGCAAAATGTTATTTAAGCAATTATCAAAATGTTATAAAAGGcaaacaaaatattcatttaacataactatttcaaattattcaaagacgatatacacatgtacaaaattttaaTCATATCTTATGCAACATGTGATTTCTCATAATATGTATTTCTAGATGATTTAACCCCCAATATttttggttgattgattgtatattgtttaacgtcttaCTCGAAAATTTataactcatatggagacgtcatcattgccggtgaaaggctgcaaaatttaagccgaTGCTCGACGCTTGCGGTCTTTGAGTAAGTGGGAACTTTATCGTGCTAAacctgctgcgacacaggacctcgatAATATACAAAAATACCTCATGTAAACactcaaaatacttttaaaaattagtAGCCCCTTCCCTCTGTGTAAGACAGATTTAAAGATTGTGCAATTTACGAGCATAAATGGGAGTATggcctgccttaacatacccgtGTTAGTCTGTTTGCAACAGTCTGCGGACACCAAGTGTGGCTCATggcctgccttaacatacccgtGTTAATCTGTTTGCAACAGTCTGCGGACACCAAGTGTGGCTCACTAAATGAACTTCCCTGTCAAAAGGCAGAGGATAGAGTACCTGTTCGGAAAATACCCCAACCCGAGGCACTTTCATGCTGCATCTACAACGTACCGTGAATCAACTCTGCATCTAGAAACATGCCCACATTCACCATGTCCTAGAAACACGCCCACATTCACCATGTCCTAGAAAAACACGCCCACATTCACCATGTCCTAGAAACACGCCCACATTCACCATGTCCTAGAAACACGCCCACATTCACCATGTCCTAGAAAAACACGCCCACATTCACCATGTCCTCCAACTACAAATTACGAAACACTGAAACCTAGAATAATGACACAACAGGAAGCAGTCCCAGAACTACTCAATCTTGTAAATACTCAGAGGATCATGAactgttagactgttcttgttTTAACATAAATCAACCATGCACAAGTGCGTGCGACTGTGAAGCATTTGAATACCCTAACAAAGGAAGCTTACACCAGTTGTGACCTGTATGATTGATATAACAATTGAGTAACTTAGTGTTTTGTGTAGAACTTGAATATGAAGTAGTTCCAGTTACGGTACGATTTACTGGTAACTCATGTTAATGAAATACTATGATTATTAGAATTGTGATGCACATCCAAGTAAGACAAACGTAGTCATGCATAAATGCAGTTTACTTTCAAGCTTGATATCAATTAACTAATTAAACTAATTAAAAAGCATAGGAAGGAACGTTTTAAAAGGGTCcctggtacatgtatctatcataTGGGTATCACGTAACAAAAATTATTtagtatttcattttaatgctAAAATGTAGATATGATGAGAGCATTATAACAGTAAGCAAATCAAATAACACGCACATTCAATATCCATCTTGACATCTGAACGAGGTGCAAAATCTTAATTCACCGACACCGTCATTAATATAACGTTCAATGCTAATCCAAATATGACACATTCCAATTCTTTGCCTATCTTCTTTTAAGCGAATCGGTCTTTAACAATGATCTTGTACGGAGCAGGAACCTCTGTGGCACTGAATGCGCCACTTACTCCTGAGAAATTTGGATCCACGCCTTCAGGTAATCTAAACTCAAACCTTTGCAAAAGATATGCGCACATGGTTACCATTTCTGATTTCGCTAAAGCCTCTCCAAGACAGGTACGCAGTCCAGCGGAGAACGGCAACCAACCATCAACCTTCGTTTCCAAGTTTCCATCATTGGAAATAAAGCGATGTGGATCGAACATTTCGggattttcccaatattttgGGTTCATGTGAAGCGCGAACATGTTAGGAAACACAATTGTCTCCTTCGGTATATCGTATCCACCCACCTGAGTATCGCAAAGCGTGGAGTGAGGTATAGTCAATGAAAATGCGCTTGCTCGACGTAGTGTCTCGTATAGGCACGCCTCAATATACGGTAAACTGGCGCGGTCTCTGACAGAGGGACGTCTTGTACCTGtcaatcaaatgtaaatatcaagaCATGTTGTGTGTCACGTTTGTAAAACATGACAAAATATGATATAGGGATACATATATAGATTAAATCAGTTGAGCATGAAATTACATATGTCTActgaaaaaatgaaagtgaaagcATTCAATGTGCAACATGTTTATATTGTGTAATTTTTCATGggtattattttttatatttttatttgccAGCCATTTGTTGCTTATCTACATGTGTAGATATGAGTTAATCTTGCGAATTCATACCGACCCCGTTTCATTTTTGTTATTCTTGATGTTGATCAATACATCCTTGATATTAGTTTGAAGGttttaacaaatgaaaattatcatcatgaagaaattattcaaatcgtcTAATTATCGTCAATCTGTCGCGAATTAAACATTACCACATTCGAAAAAAGCAAGATATTGCCTCCCTATACTTAAAATAGAATGTCGaactaaatttacatttactaaTAAAAAGTTCCATGAAGAAATCCTACAATTAAGAATGTGAAGTTTatcccccaccccaccccaataGGTAAATCTTAATTAAGTTTATCTCCCACCCCAATAGGTAAATCTTAATTATGTGtatccccaccccaccccaataTGTCAATCTTAATTATGTGTTTCCTCCACCCCACCCCAATAGGTCaatcttaattatttcatctatTTCTTTTTATCAAGGGTGAATAACTCTACATATAGGTACAAAGGCCTATTATCAATTCATGTAAAAACCCACTAAGCGAAGATATTTCACAACGCTATCAATTTCCATTTATTTGTTTGACTTCGACGATACCAATACTGCTGATGTTGTAAAATAGATCTTGGAAATAGCACATTATACAAGGAGACATGTCTATACGTTCAACCTTCGATGCATGTTTATGCTCGATTCACGCTCGAGTCTTCCTTTCGGTTACGAAAAAGGACGAGTGATATCCGACTATCTTAAAATATCACGTGATGTTTCCTGTCGCTAGATATGAACACCTCGGAGGGCGTGGTTTCTGGTCTtagacagtaacaatatttgttttctcTACCAATCAGATTCGACTAAACAACATGTCAGTACAATGAATCTATTTGTGACCTACCTAATACGGATTCGATTTCCTGTCGACATTTCTCCTGGATATCAGGTAATCCCGACATAAAGCAAACAAACCAATCCATCGTGATCCTCGTTGTATCCACACCGGCTGAAATATAGAGtatatattcattatttattttccttCCCTTTTAAGACTTTCATTCATAGTAAGACGTCACTAGTTGTAATGAAGTGCTATGCAAACGACCTATGCGCTCAGGACCGTAACAGTGGGGTTTTTTAACGTACCAACGCCTACCCCTACACATGCCTCCATCTTAAGGTCTCAGTCGAAAGCATATGAAGGGGTTCAGAAATACTGTAATGTTGCATTTCAAACGAATTGTATGTCTACCAGTGCTTTCATGATTAATGTTTTAGAAGTCAAAATCTCTTACATAACCTTATACGTTTTAATTCGTTGATGCCTCTAATTTACTCATTGATTATAGTTTACTATAATTCGACTAGCAATGATTTTATAATAAGTAGATTGAAGTTCTTCATAAACTAGTTAATTAAGCGGACTTTTTTTCGCAAACTCTTTAAATGTAGTTTCATGACAATCATTCTGTTTAATCAAAGGCCTCAAGCTTCCAGAAAAAGTCCATCGACTTATAATGTTCACGAACCATAGAAGATAGCAACGATGGTCTGCACTATTCTCGTGTCTTCTAAAATCATGTCGGAATCCTGCGATTCTTCCGCTTTCTTATTACTCAGCAGTAATTGGTCCATAAGATCTCGCACgtcatctacatgtaaatgaaaaacacTCAACTACTGCTATATTATcagtatatgaaaggtgaagataacaaacagtgatccatctcaaaactcctataagtcAACTCCTATATGATTTATTCATGTAACTACGTGCAGTATTGACCTTTGCGTTTACTTAAGAAGAAATCAGTAAATCATTTACAGgtttcaaaacaaaaagaataaaaacaacaaaaaccaaacaaaagaaCTATTCACGCACTTTCGTTGAACTCCGTCCTGTGGTCCTCCAATTTCTTATAAAAGACAGCCAAGAATTCTTCCACCAATTTCACGTATTTGCAGAATTTTTTAGAGGGCCATAATTTTCCTATCAATGGGTAGACATCTTCAATGAAACCTCCACCAAACGTGCTATTGATATCATCTATTCTCTGTATGAACCTCTCAATTTCCTCGTCCGTGCTGTCAGCATATAAAACATTAGTAACAATACATGTTATATGATGAGTTTAAATGTTAATGATTTAGATGATTGTGAGCATGTTTCccacacgaaaaaaaaaaaacaacaacaaaaaacccagaTTTATTTCCATGGTTAATCAATTTCTGTTGAAATTTGTGGCCAAACCATTAATTCAACGAAACAATAAAGTAGAGTTGTCACTCATAAAGGACTGGAAAGGTCGGTCCCTCATTTCATTCCTAGATACATGTACCTCGAAAATGGAAAGGAATGTTTGAATAGTTGTAGAACAAaaactttgttttgaaaatcGTCAGAACTTTCTTTGATGTTTTTTAGTGGGTCTTTAAATCAATACGTCTTCAAACATAACAATACAAGCAGAATAATGAAAGTATGTATTTCTATTGACAAAAGTTGTCTATTCTCAAAAGCCCACATCTTCGCAAAAATCAGACGGAAGACTAAATCGTTACTCGCAACGATACTATTATTACGGGCCACCAAAAGGCGGGCCGTTTTTGATATACGTCTAAACATTTACGCTGTGTTTCTGCGGGATGAAAACGTTTTCTGCGGGAtttgttaataatttttttttatgtaaaaggAATTTTTGTTTCATCTGACTAACGTTCAAATTAGATATCGGAAGCAGTAatgttaaatgaaaggtgaagatcgaacagtgatcaatctcataactcccataagcaatgctaaatagatagttgggcaaacacggacccctggacacaccagaggtgggatcaggtgcctaagaggagtaagcatcccctgtcgaccggtcggagtcatccgtaatcaaaatcagtgtgccaagaacgacctaacaatcggtatgaaacacgtcagatagcatttgacccaatgaaatgttgtattgacgaactagatcgttataaagatcatagaatttgcgaaatactgacttcaattgagactgttgaaacccctgtatcatcaacttgtttgtcaatagcttgcctcgagaaatatatatttaaggTGTATGGAAATGTTACAATAATTCTGTGTAGAGGATCCACAACACTACACCTGTAAAGGCACAGCGGAGTAGGATCAAAGCTGTCTCCATCTTAAGTGTGGTGTACTTTATCAAGATTAGCATTTTCACGAGGCAGAAATAAATGAGCACCGAGTTATTTTATCCAGCCAatcaaataacaatgaaaagtaaaaaaaaaattatgttattaacattttccccgcgagatttttagaatttgtaaacaaatat
It encodes:
- the LOC125665984 gene encoding cytochrome P450 1A1-like; its protein translation is MWLDLQSVLVGLATGLFVYYVIYRYRYRLPPGPFALPVIGNYTVYTNPLYHREVYKLSKQYGPVLRLQFGPKMFVFLNDLDTIMEALVKRKTDIAGRPSMKSLQIISEEKTISFGSYCHSWKMHRKVANLALRHFLQSTMMDDTIQRTLTKFMDKMASEKQPFAVKDYLNKIQFHIIYNLCMGTNTDEEIERFIQRIDDINSTFGGGFIEDVYPLIGKLWPSKKFCKYVKLVEEFLAVFYKKLEDHRTEFNENDVRDLMDQLLLSNKKAEESQDSDMILEDTRIVQTIVAIFYAGVDTTRITMDWFVCFMSGLPDIQEKCRQEIESVLGTRRPSVRDRASLPYIEACLYETLRRASAFSLTIPHSTLCDTQVGGYDIPKETIVFPNMFALHMNPKYWENPEMFDPHRFISNDGNLETKVDGWLPFSAGLRTCLGEALAKSEMVTMCAYLLQRFEFRLPEGVDPNFSGVSGAFSATEVPAPYKIIVKDRFA